From the Exiguobacterium aurantiacum genome, one window contains:
- a CDS encoding aldehyde dehydrogenase family protein — translation MHTDFTKMYIDGQWVEGSSDKSIDNVNPFTDETLFSIRSADESDLDKAYEVAKRAQVEWATMLPQNRRALIEKFAEVTSQHKEDIVEWLVKESGSTRIKAEGEFLASMAIIKEAATFPFRMDGLIKPSIVPNKENRVYRKPLGVIGVISPWNFPFHLAVRSIVSALATGNTVVVKPATATPVTGGLLFASLFEEAGLPKGVLNVVVGRGSEIGDAIVEHPVPKLISFTGSTEVGKGIAEKAGRLLKKTALELGGNNVFVVLDDADIDRAVESAVYSKFYHQGQICMSTNRILVAESIHDAFLEKFVERVRALKFGNPNESDTQVGPLIDHDQVERILDQIKQTVDAGATLQVGGNADGNVLEPTVVSGVTNDMPLAKNEIFGPVAVILSFKDDAEALKLSNELPYGLSGAVHGSIYRATEFARQVETGMIHVNDQSVNDEPHLPFGGEKDSGLGRFNGEWVLEEFTTLQWVSVMHERREYKPFFS, via the coding sequence ATGCATACCGATTTTACAAAGATGTACATTGATGGCCAATGGGTTGAAGGATCAAGCGACAAATCGATCGACAACGTCAACCCGTTCACGGACGAGACGTTATTCTCCATCCGGTCCGCCGACGAGTCCGATCTCGACAAGGCTTATGAGGTCGCCAAAAGAGCACAAGTCGAATGGGCGACGATGCTCCCGCAAAACCGACGCGCCTTGATTGAGAAGTTCGCCGAGGTGACGTCACAACATAAAGAAGATATCGTCGAGTGGCTCGTCAAAGAGTCGGGCAGCACGCGCATCAAAGCAGAAGGCGAATTTTTAGCCTCGATGGCGATCATCAAAGAAGCTGCGACGTTCCCGTTCCGCATGGACGGGCTCATCAAACCGTCGATCGTCCCGAACAAAGAGAACCGGGTTTACCGGAAACCGCTCGGCGTCATCGGCGTCATCAGCCCATGGAACTTCCCGTTCCACCTCGCGGTCCGCTCAATCGTCTCCGCACTCGCGACGGGCAATACCGTCGTCGTCAAACCGGCGACGGCGACACCGGTCACAGGAGGTCTCTTGTTCGCTTCGTTATTTGAGGAGGCAGGCCTACCGAAAGGCGTCTTGAACGTCGTCGTCGGTCGCGGTTCGGAGATCGGGGACGCGATCGTCGAGCACCCAGTGCCAAAACTCATCTCGTTCACCGGTTCGACCGAGGTAGGCAAAGGCATCGCCGAAAAGGCCGGACGCCTGTTGAAAAAGACAGCGCTCGAACTCGGCGGGAATAACGTCTTCGTCGTGTTGGACGACGCCGACATCGACCGTGCCGTGGAATCAGCCGTCTATTCGAAGTTCTATCACCAAGGGCAAATCTGTATGTCGACGAACCGCATTCTTGTCGCCGAGTCGATTCACGATGCGTTCCTCGAAAAATTCGTCGAGCGGGTCCGCGCCTTGAAGTTCGGCAATCCGAACGAATCGGATACACAAGTCGGCCCGCTCATCGACCACGATCAAGTCGAGCGCATCCTTGACCAAATCAAGCAGACGGTCGATGCCGGTGCGACGCTCCAGGTCGGCGGCAACGCTGACGGGAACGTGCTCGAGCCGACCGTTGTGAGCGGTGTCACGAATGATATGCCGCTCGCGAAAAATGAGATTTTCGGACCGGTCGCCGTCATTCTGTCATTCAAGGACGACGCCGAGGCGCTAAAACTCTCGAACGAGTTGCCGTACGGACTGAGCGGTGCCGTCCACGGTTCAATCTATCGCGCGACCGAGTTCGCCCGCCAAGTCGAGACGGGGATGATTCACGTCAACGACCAATCGGTGAACGATGAGCCGCACTTGCCGTTCGGCGGTGAGAAAGATTCTGGTCTCGGTCGTTTCAACGGCGAATGGGTGCTCGAGGAGTTCACGACGCTCCAATGGGTATCCGTCATGCACGAACGCCGCGAATACAAACCATTCTTCTCATAA
- a CDS encoding PadR family transcriptional regulator, whose protein sequence is MAMSQMLKGLLEGCLLAIIDKGETYGYEMSEKLQAYGFTMVSEGSIYPVLLRMKKDGWVETIQKTLPSGGPKRKYYILTEAGQQELLAFKQRWAEVSSGVDRVLGEGNEDGTFKKES, encoded by the coding sequence ATGGCGATGAGTCAAATGTTAAAAGGACTACTCGAAGGTTGCCTGTTGGCCATCATCGATAAAGGCGAGACGTACGGCTACGAGATGTCGGAGAAGCTACAGGCGTATGGATTCACGATGGTGAGTGAGGGCAGTATCTATCCGGTCTTGTTACGGATGAAGAAAGACGGCTGGGTCGAGACGATTCAAAAAACACTGCCGTCCGGAGGGCCGAAGCGAAAGTATTACATCTTGACGGAAGCGGGACAGCAAGAATTGCTCGCCTTCAAACAACGTTGGGCGGAAGTGTCAAGCGGTGTCGACCGCGTACTCGGAGAGGGGAATGAAGATGGAACTTTCAAAAAAGAGTCGTGA